Proteins encoded together in one Deinococcus hopiensis KR-140 window:
- a CDS encoding GNAT family N-acetyltransferase: MDLETLRLRLRPLQVTDYDAHYAVIDSDPAVTWLGVARTPEEARTYVAAKAGLWNGRAFGPCAVIEKATGAFLGHGGLEPLDETGEVQLSYYLGRPAWGQGYATELGWAALDFGFRSLGLRRIAAIVRPRNAASRRVLEKLGFRHERDGHFSGAEAQYWALLPSSQEPFTYPKGASP; this comes from the coding sequence ATGGACCTGGAAACGCTCCGACTGCGTCTGCGCCCCCTGCAGGTGACGGACTACGACGCGCATTACGCCGTCATAGACAGTGACCCGGCTGTCACCTGGCTGGGTGTGGCCCGTACGCCGGAGGAAGCCCGGACGTACGTTGCTGCCAAAGCTGGGCTGTGGAACGGGCGCGCCTTCGGTCCCTGCGCGGTGATTGAAAAGGCGACGGGCGCGTTTCTGGGGCATGGCGGCCTGGAGCCCCTGGACGAGACGGGCGAGGTGCAGCTCTCCTACTACCTGGGCCGTCCCGCCTGGGGCCAGGGCTACGCCACCGAACTGGGTTGGGCCGCCCTGGATTTCGGCTTCAGGTCCCTGGGCCTGAGGCGCATCGCTGCCATCGTTCGCCCGCGCAACGCCGCCTCACGGCGTGTCCTGGAGAAGCTGGGCTTTCGCCACGAGCGTGACGGCCACTTCTCCGGCGCGGAGGCACAGTACTGGGCCCTCCTGCCCTCTTCCCAAGAACCTTTCACCTACCCAAAAGGAGCCTCACCATGA
- a CDS encoding SDR family oxidoreductase, with product MTQPHGPSTTFRPDLLRGKHALITGGGSGINLGIAQSFAAHGCAVTILGRNLEKAQNAARGIEEAGGRALGVSADVRDFAALQAAAQSGVEVFGPLDTVLCGAAGNFPAPVDGISPNGFKTVVDIDLLGTYNTIKAAAPHLKVPGSNILSISAYGMPVPMQAHVVAAKAGVDALTQTLAVEWGLRGVRVNAIIPGPIDGTEGMARLAPDEKTRQQFIATVPLGRFGVPQDIANAALFLVSDAASYVTGVILPVDGGQNMLGGAPQYGMYLRMQRAQSQEQRADG from the coding sequence ATGACCCAACCCCACGGTCCTTCCACCACCTTCCGCCCCGATCTCCTCCGCGGCAAGCATGCCCTCATCACGGGGGGAGGCAGCGGCATCAACCTCGGCATCGCGCAGAGTTTTGCGGCGCACGGCTGCGCGGTCACGATTCTGGGGCGCAACCTCGAAAAAGCGCAGAACGCAGCGCGCGGCATCGAGGAGGCCGGGGGCCGGGCGCTCGGCGTTTCCGCCGACGTGCGCGACTTCGCGGCCCTGCAAGCGGCGGCGCAGTCGGGCGTCGAGGTGTTCGGGCCGCTGGACACCGTGCTGTGCGGCGCGGCGGGCAACTTCCCCGCTCCGGTGGACGGCATTTCCCCCAACGGCTTCAAGACGGTGGTGGACATTGACCTGCTGGGCACCTACAACACCATCAAGGCGGCGGCCCCACACCTCAAGGTGCCCGGCAGCAACATCTTGAGTATCAGCGCCTATGGGATGCCCGTGCCCATGCAGGCGCACGTGGTGGCGGCCAAAGCTGGTGTGGACGCCCTGACGCAGACGCTGGCGGTGGAGTGGGGCCTGCGCGGCGTGCGCGTCAATGCGATCATTCCCGGTCCCATCGACGGCACAGAGGGCATGGCCCGCCTCGCGCCCGACGAGAAGACGAGGCAGCAATTCATCGCTACGGTGCCGCTCGGGCGCTTCGGGGTGCCGCAGGACATCGCCAACGCCGCGCTGTTCCTGGTGTCTGACGCGGCGAGTTACGTGACCGGTGTAATTCTGCCCGTTGACGGCGGGCAGAACATGCTCGGCGGTGCGCCGCAGTACGGGATGTACCTGCGGATGCAGCGGGCCCAGAGCCAAGAGCAGCGGGCAGACGGCTGA
- a CDS encoding D-alanyl-D-alanine carboxypeptidase — translation MRPFLVSRLIRLGLACLGLWGGLGWAGPAGAAGPETATVTLVREPGLSVGVRRVLAGLPGGVRTGLLVQDLTTGEVLESQNAALSLIPASTMKLVTASSVLLDRGGNGGWWSTELTVPAAEVGRSRVSHLTLRGNADPTLRVAGSANSLRALAGQVFARGIREVGAVRLDEDRLEASTWKDLPLGVPMTALRLADWHDAPPASAAQARARLGAALIHELRRLGVRVTSGVVGKAPAYVPYMPPARVDGGGRPLPPDLVVPISRRPEQGVASVRSAPPFGFLADTLRPSDNLQAEELLATLAVRPVGNGTLPGALSRERSALRRLGVELTGVQLADGSGLSRENRLTARALVALLTTHYGLPYPLGRPRAELPDQTYRARRNAFAEALPQAGTGERDPEHDGRGGTLALRLQGRGLDVRAKTGTLPGVSALAGYVTGRSGHVLAFAVLSNGPEDTPILTLRAVQDEVVRVVARAVY, via the coding sequence GTGCGTCCTTTCCTCGTCTCCCGCCTGATCCGCCTGGGCCTTGCCTGCCTGGGGCTCTGGGGCGGGTTGGGGTGGGCGGGCCCCGCAGGGGCCGCGGGACCGGAGACGGCCACAGTCACGCTCGTCCGCGAACCGGGGCTGAGCGTGGGCGTTCGCCGGGTCCTTGCGGGATTGCCGGGAGGGGTACGGACCGGCCTGCTTGTGCAGGACCTGACCACGGGGGAGGTACTGGAGTCCCAGAACGCGGCCCTGTCCCTGATTCCCGCCAGCACCATGAAGCTGGTCACCGCCTCCTCCGTCCTGCTGGACCGGGGCGGCAATGGGGGCTGGTGGAGCACCGAACTCACCGTTCCCGCCGCCGAGGTGGGCCGCTCGCGCGTCTCGCACCTCACCCTGCGTGGAAATGCAGACCCCACCCTGCGGGTGGCCGGGAGCGCGAACAGCCTGCGGGCACTGGCCGGGCAGGTGTTCGCCCGGGGCATCCGCGAAGTCGGTGCGGTGCGGCTGGACGAGGATAGGCTGGAGGCGTCCACCTGGAAGGACCTGCCGCTCGGTGTGCCCATGACTGCCCTGCGGCTGGCCGACTGGCACGATGCCCCGCCCGCTTCGGCCGCCCAGGCACGCGCCCGGCTGGGTGCGGCGCTGATTCACGAGCTTCGCCGCCTCGGTGTGCGCGTCACTTCGGGGGTGGTGGGGAAGGCCCCCGCCTACGTGCCCTACATGCCGCCCGCGCGGGTGGACGGAGGCGGTCGCCCACTTCCCCCCGATCTCGTGGTCCCCATTTCGCGCCGTCCCGAGCAGGGTGTCGCCTCGGTTCGCAGCGCCCCTCCTTTTGGATTCCTGGCGGACACCCTGCGGCCCAGCGACAACCTGCAAGCCGAGGAGCTGCTGGCCACGCTCGCCGTGCGGCCGGTGGGAAACGGCACGCTTCCGGGCGCGCTGAGCCGGGAACGCAGCGCCCTGCGCCGCCTGGGGGTGGAGCTGACGGGCGTGCAACTCGCCGACGGCAGCGGCCTAAGCCGGGAAAATCGCCTGACTGCCCGCGCGCTGGTGGCGCTGTTGACCACCCACTATGGGTTGCCCTATCCGCTGGGGCGGCCCCGGGCCGAGCTGCCGGACCAGACCTACCGCGCCCGGCGCAACGCCTTTGCCGAGGCGCTGCCTCAAGCGGGCACCGGCGAGCGGGACCCAGAGCATGACGGGCGGGGGGGGACGCTGGCGCTGCGACTGCAGGGTCGCGGGCTGGACGTGCGGGCGAAAACGGGCACCCTGCCGGGGGTCAGTGCGCTGGCGGGGTACGTGACGGGGCGCAGCGGGCATGTGCTGGCCTTCGCGGTGCTCTCAAACGGACCGGAGGATACGCCGATTCTGACGCTGCGGGCGGTGCAGGACGAGGTGGTGCGGGTGGTGGCGCGGGCGGTGTATTGA
- the xseA gene encoding exodeoxyribonuclease VII large subunit — protein sequence MTGRKRGKKAETTRPPEQFLDLADVLAYVGQVIARGMPGAVWVRAEVASLTDRRHLYLDLVQLEDGTEIAKCRATVWARERYALEGKFRQATGGTLTAGLKVLLFCTAEFHPQYGFSLNVLDVAPEFTVGDVALRLEALRETLVREGVYGLNRLMTAPSDYARVAVISPSEAAGLGDFRREVDALARAGVTQFVYLEATFQGREASRSLTGAISGAREAHGKEPLDALVLIRGGGAVTDLAWLNDLEVARALATFPAPVITGLGHARDDTLPDEVACIRTDTPSKAAGLIVRTVAGAAAQAQQHVRAIRAQASEVLVSADAAALWAVDRARNAARRQVDAAQADTDALMRQALGLTPARTLARGYALVRDADGQPVTRAAQVQPGEALTLEFADGAVGVRGE from the coding sequence GTGACGGGCCGCAAGCGGGGCAAAAAGGCCGAGACCACACGCCCACCCGAGCAGTTTCTCGATCTGGCCGACGTGCTGGCCTACGTGGGGCAGGTGATCGCGCGGGGCATGCCGGGAGCAGTGTGGGTGCGGGCGGAGGTGGCCTCGCTGACCGACCGCCGCCACCTGTACCTGGACCTCGTGCAACTGGAGGACGGCACCGAAATCGCCAAATGCCGGGCGACGGTCTGGGCGCGCGAACGCTACGCGCTGGAGGGCAAGTTCCGCCAGGCCACAGGCGGCACCCTCACGGCGGGCCTGAAGGTGCTGCTCTTCTGCACGGCTGAGTTCCACCCGCAGTACGGCTTTTCCCTGAACGTGCTCGACGTGGCCCCCGAGTTCACCGTAGGCGACGTGGCCCTGCGGCTGGAAGCCCTGCGGGAAACGCTGGTACGCGAGGGGGTGTACGGCCTGAACCGCCTGATGACGGCCCCCAGCGACTACGCCCGTGTGGCCGTCATCAGCCCCAGCGAGGCCGCCGGACTTGGTGACTTCCGCCGTGAGGTGGACGCGTTAGCGCGCGCAGGCGTCACCCAGTTCGTGTATCTGGAGGCGACCTTTCAGGGCCGCGAGGCGTCACGCAGCCTGACGGGGGCAATCTCGGGGGCGCGGGAGGCGCATGGGAAGGAACCGCTGGACGCTCTGGTGCTGATCCGGGGCGGCGGGGCGGTCACCGATCTGGCGTGGCTGAACGATCTGGAGGTGGCCCGCGCGCTCGCCACCTTTCCCGCGCCCGTCATCACGGGTCTGGGCCACGCCCGCGACGACACCCTGCCCGACGAGGTGGCCTGCATCCGTACCGACACACCCAGCAAGGCCGCCGGACTGATCGTCCGCACGGTGGCGGGGGCCGCCGCTCAGGCCCAACAGCACGTCCGGGCCATCCGGGCCCAGGCCAGCGAGGTGCTGGTGAGCGCAGACGCGGCGGCCCTGTGGGCGGTGGACCGGGCCCGCAACGCTGCCCGGCGACAGGTGGACGCGGCACAGGCCGACACCGACGCCCTGATGCGTCAGGCGCTGGGCCTCACGCCCGCCCGCACCCTGGCACGCGGCTACGCCCTGGTGCGGGACGCGGACGGCCAGCCCGTGACCCGCGCGGCGCAGGTGCAGCCGGGCGAGGCGCTGACGCTGGAATTCGCGGATGGCGCGGTGGGGGTTCGGGGGGAGTAG
- the crcB gene encoding fluoride efflux transporter CrcB, whose amino-acid sequence MSAWLWVMVGGALGAAARYSVTLALAPLVARAGFPVAVLGINVLGSFLLGLTVTLVGRGVWPEAARLAFGTGVLGAFTTFSTFSVDVDGLLTRGAGGLAALYMALSVGLGVLAAMVGRTLGARL is encoded by the coding sequence ATGTCGGCCTGGCTGTGGGTGATGGTGGGGGGGGCGCTCGGCGCAGCGGCGCGGTACAGCGTGACGCTGGCCCTCGCGCCGCTCGTGGCCCGTGCGGGCTTTCCGGTGGCGGTACTGGGCATCAACGTGCTGGGCTCGTTTCTGCTGGGCCTCACCGTGACGCTCGTGGGGCGTGGGGTGTGGCCCGAGGCGGCGCGGCTGGCTTTTGGGACCGGGGTGCTGGGGGCCTTTACCACCTTCTCCACCTTCAGCGTGGATGTGGACGGCTTGTTGACCCGAGGAGCCGGAGGGCTGGCGGCGCTGTATATGGCCCTTAGCGTGGGGCTCGGCGTGCTGGCCGCCATGGTGGGCCGAACACTGGGGGCGCGGCTGTGA